In the genome of Shewanella denitrificans OS217, the window ATGACAGCTGGCACTTAGTGAAAAGTATCCCGCGTGTAATGGGTTTCATTGGTGGCACTTCAGATCGTCCAGCACCGATTTCTGATAAAGAAGCCGATGCAATCCTGCAGCGTCTACAAGACACTGTTGAGTCGCCTACTCACCGTATCATTTACGAGCCAGGTGAAGTTGTTCGCGTTTGTGACGGTCCATTTGCTGACTTTAACGGTACCGTTGAAGAAGTGGATTACGAGAAGAATCGCGTTAAGGTGTCGGTAATGATCTTCGGTCGTTCGACTCCAGTGGAATTAGATTTTCATCAAGTTGAAAAAAGCTGATTAAAATAACCACAAAAACCATTTGTTTGCGGGTATGGAGTTTTGTATAATCCGCACCCGTTGTTTCACGGGGAGCATATTGGCATGTCGTCAATAGGCGTTTGAACCCAAACTGAGGAAATGTCGACATGGCAAAGAAAATTGAAGCTTATATTAAGCTACAAGTTAAATCTGGTTCTGCTAACCCTTCACCACCAGTTGGTCCAGCTTTGGGTCAAAAAGGTGTGAACATCATGGAATTCTGTAAAGCGTTCAACGCACGTACAGAAAAAATGGAAAAGGGCATGCCAATTCCAGTGGTAATCACTGTATACAGCGATCGTTCATTCACGTTCGAAACTAAGACGCCTCCAGCATCTTACTTACTGCTTAAAGCAGCGAACTTGAAGTCTGGTTCTGCTCGTCCGAACACAGTAAAAGTAGGTACTATCAAGCGTAACGCTGTGCAAGAAATTGCAGAGCTGAAAGCAGCTGATATGACTGGCGCCGATGTTGAAGCGATGACTCGCACAATTGAAGGCACTGCACGTTCAATGGGTTTGGTAGTAGAGGACTAAGATAATGGCAAAGCTAACTAAGCGTATGCGTGTAATCCGCGACAAAGTGGATGGAATGAAGAGCTACGATATAAACGAAGCTGTGGCACTATTAAAAGAATTGGCTACTGCTAAATTCGTTGAAAGTGTTGATGTTGCTGTGAATCTTGGTATTGACCCACGTAAATCTGATCAAAACGTGCGTGGTGCTACTGTACTTCCACACGGTACTGGTCGTGATGTTCGTGTTGCTGTGTTCACACAGGGTGCCAATGCCGAAGCTGCAAAAGCTGCTGGCGCTGAACTTGTAGGTATGGAAGAACTGGCTGAGCAAATCAAAGCCGGTGAAATGAACTTTGACGTTGTTATCGCATCTCCAGATGCAATGCGCGTTGTTGGTATGTTAGGTCAAATCTTAGGCCCACGTGGTTTAATGCCTAACCCTAAGACTGGCACAGTAACGCCAAACGTTGCTGAAGCAGTTAAGAATGCCAAAGCCGGTCAAGTTCGTTACAGAAATGACAAGAACGGTATTATCCACACTACTATCGGTAAAGTGGATTTCACGACTGAACAGTTGAAAGAAAACTTAGAAGCTTTAGTGTCAGCACTGAAGAAAGCTAAGCCAGCTGTTGCAAAAGGCGTTTTCGTGAAGAAAATTAGCATCTCTACCACTATGGGTGCAGGTGTTGCGGTTGATCAGGCTACGCTTGAAACTGCTAACTAATTTTACAAAGAGCGGGCATTAGTCTATAATGCGCGCACTTTGTGGGTTGAAGCCGTTATTAGTGTGATTTCTTAAAGTTAACTTTTTGATTTGACTAATAGACCGGCTTCCGTCCAAGACCGCAGGTGTTGTCAACAGACATACTTAATTTCCTGCGTAGACGGTGTCAGGCCCCAGCTAAATTTTTTTACTGGAAATCTGCACCGTAAGTAATCAAATGCATGTTGTGTTTGGTTTGGTAAATTCTAGGGATTTCCCTAGGTAGAATCCAGGAGTAAAGCCTAATGGCATTAAGACTCGAAGACAAAAAGGCAATTGTTGCTGAAGTCAACGAAGCTGCCAAAGGTGCGCTTTCTGCAGTTGTTGCCGATTCACGTGGCGTAACTGTAGGTGCTATGACTGTTCTGCGTAAAGCTGCTCGCGCTAATGGTGTTTATGTACGTGTTGTACGTAACACTCTAGCCAAGCGTGCGGTTGAAGGTACTGCTTTTGAGTGCCTAGCTGAAACATTCACTGGCCCAACTTTAATTGCTTTTTCTAACGAGCACCCAGGTGCTGCAGCGCGTCTTTTAAAAGACTTCGCTAAAGGAAATGCAAAATTTGAAGTTAAAGGTGCAGCTTTTGAAGGGATGTTTATCCCTGCAGTTGACATTGATCGTTTAGCGAAACTACCAACTTACGACGAAGCACTAGCTCAGTTGATGATGACTATGAAAGAAGCATCTGCTGGCAAGTTCGTACGTACATTGGCCGCCCTTCGCGATCAAAAACAAGAAGCCGCTTAATTTCAAGCTGGCAGCTTAATAAAATTGAATTCAGAACAATAGGAAATATTTCTAATGTCTATCACTAAAGACCAAATCTTAGAAGCCTTTGCAGCTATGTCTGTAATGGACGTTGTTGAACTAATCGAAGCAATGGAAGAGAAGTTCGGCGTTTCTGCCGCTGCTGCTACTGTTGCTGTTGGCGGTGACGCTGGCGCTGCTGCTGAAGAGCAGACAGAATTCGACGTAGTTATGACTTCACACGGTGACAACAAAGTTGCTGTAATTAAAGCCGTTCGTGGCGCTACAGGTCTAGGCCTGAAAGAAGCTAAGACTATGGCTGAATCTTCTCCAATCGCCATCAAAGAAGGCGTTTCTAAAGAAGAAGCTGAAGCACTTAAGAAAGATTTAGAAGCAGCTGGTGCTGTTGTTGAAATCAAGTAAGCTTTAGCTTATTTGATCACCCAAGCAATTGGGTGAAGGCTGGCGGTTTTTTAACCGTCGGCCTTTTTTGCGCTTTATGCGCAGGCGATTTTTTTCACCTTTTTTCGCCAGTTTTAACAGTCCCTAGCAGAGATTACTGGTTAGGTTCTTGTCAACAAGGGTGATAGGCAAACGTGCTGATTTAATTAAATTTATTTCAGTCTTGGTCACATTCCGTAAGCAGAGGAAACCCATGGTTTACTCCTATTCTGAAAAGAAGCGTATTCGCAAAGACTTTGGTAAGCGTCCACAGGTGTTGGATATCCCTTATCTATTGTCTATCCAACTAGACTCTTTTAAGAAATTCACCGATCAAGACCCTACCGGTGAGCGTGGTTTTGAAGCCGCTTTCCGTAGCGTTTTTCCTATCAAGAGCTTTTCTGGTTACTCTGAGCTGCAATATGTCAGCTACAAGCTAGGTGAGCCAGTATTTGATGTGAAAGAGTGTCAGATCCGTGGTGTTACGTATTCGGCTCCATTACGCGTTAAATTGCGTATGGTGTTATTCGATCGTGAAGCCGCAGCCGGCACAGTAAAAGATATTAAAGAACAAGAAGTCTACATGGGTGATATCCCATTGATGACTGATAACGGTACCTTCGTTATCAACGGTACTGAGCGTGTTATCGTGTCTCAGTTACACCGTTCTCCAGGCGTGTTCTTCGACCATGACCGTGGTAAAACCCACTCTTCAGGTAAGGTGCTGTATAACGCACGTATTATTCCTTACCGTGGTTCATGGCTCGATTTTGAATTCGATCCTAAAGACGCCTTGTTCGTTCGTATCGACCGTCGCCGTAAGTTACCAGCGACTATCATGCTACGTGCACTAGAATATTCGACTCAGGACATCTTAGACTTATTCTTCGAACGCATTCAGTTCAAGATCAAGAAAGATTCTTTAGTGATGGCACTTGTGCCAGATCGCCTCCGTGGCGAGACTGCAAGCTATGACATTAAGGCTGCTGATGGCAGTGTATTAGTTGAAGCTGGCCGTCGTATTACTGCCCGTCACATTAAGCAGCTTGAACAATCCAACACTACTGAGCTTGAAGTGCCAGTAGATTACATCGTTGGCAAGTATGCTGCTCAAGACTATATCGATGAAGATACAGGTGAAGTATTAGTTTCTGCTAACAACGAAATTAGCTTAGAAGATTTAGCTAAGTTATCGATTGCTGGCATTAAAGAAATTGACACCCTGTTCATCAACGATCTTGATCACGGTGCTTATATTTCTGACACACTACGCATAGATTCAACAACTAACCGCTTAGAAGCCTTAGTTGAAATCTACCGTATGATGCGTCCTGGTGAGCCGCCAACCAAAGATGCAGCTGAAGCATTATTCCAGAACTTGTTCTTCAGTGAAGAACGTTATGACTTATCTAAAGTAGGTCGTATGAAGTTCAACCGTCGTCTTGAGATTGCTGAAGACGAAGGTAACGGCGTATTGTCAAAAGATGACATCGTTTGCGTTATGAAGAAAATCATCGAAATCCGTAATGGTTATGATGAAGTCGACGACATTGACCACTTAGGTAACCGTCGTATTCGTAGCGTAGGTGAAATGGCTGAAAACCAATTCCGTGTTGGTCTAGTCCGTGTTGAGCGTGCCGTTCGTGAACGTCTATCTTTAGGCGATCTAAACGAGCTAATGCCACAAGACTTAATCAACGCTAAGCCTATTTCTGCGGCAGTGAAAGAATTCTTTGGTTCTTCGCAGCTGTCTCAGTTTATGGATCAGAACAACCCATTATCAGAAGTGACGCATAAGCGTCGTATTTCTGCGCTTGGTCCTGGTGGTTTGACACGTGAACGTGCTGGCTTCGAAGTCCGCGACGTACATCCAACTCACTACGGTCGTTTATGTCCAATCGAAACGCCTGAAGGTCCAAACATTGGTTTGATCAACTCGCTTGCGAGTTTCGCCCGCACTAACTCTTACGGTTTCTTAGAAACACCTTACCGTAAAGTGGTTGAAGGCGTGATCACCGATGAAGTTGAGTACTTATCAGCCATCGAAGAAGGCCGCTATGTGATTGCCCAGGCTAACATCGAAGTTGATAGCACTGGCCGCATGGTTGAAGAACAAATTGCTTGTCGTCACAAAGGTGAATCTACCTTTATGCGCGCAGCTGACATCCAGTACATGGATGTATCGCCACAGCAGATTATTTCTGTGGCAGCGTCCTTGATTCCGTTCCTAGAACACGATGATGCTAACCGTGCATTGATGGGTGCGAACATGCAACGTCAAGCCGTTCCTACACTGCGTGCTGATAAGCCGTTAGTAGGTACTGGTATTGAACGTACGCTTGCTGTCGACTCAGGTGTTGTGGTTGTGGCTAAGCGTGGCGGTGTGGTTGACTATGTTGACGCGAGTCGCATCGTAGTTAAGGTTAATGAAGATGAGCTACGCCCAGGCGAAGCGGGTATCGACATTTATAACCTGACTAAGTACACCCGCTCTAACCAAAACACCTGTATCAACCAGCGTCCATGTTGTTTCGTTGGCGAGCCTGTGGTTCGTGGTGACGTATTGGCCGATGGTCCTTCTACCGATTTAGGTGAGTTGGCGTTAGGTCAGAACATGCGTATCGCGTTCATGCCTTGGAACGGTTACAACTTCGAAGATTCGATCTTAATCTCTGAGCGCGTAGCCCAGGAAGACAGATTCACGACTATCCACATTCAGGAGCTTTCATGTATTGCTCGTGATACTAAGTTGGGTAGCGAAGAAATCACTGCCGATATTCCAAACGTAGGTGAATCTGCTCTGTCTAAGTTAGACGAGTCAGGTATCGTATACATTGGTGCTGAAGTTAAGGGTGGCGATATTCTAGTGGGCAAAGTGACGCCAAAAGGCGAAACACAGTTGACCCCAGAAGAGAAACTTCTCCGAGCTATCTTTGGTGAGAAAGCTTCTGACGTTAAGGACAGCTCATTGCGCGTTCCTAACTCAGTGAAAGGTACGATTATCGACGTTCAAGTCTTCACTCGTGATGGCGTTGAGAAAGATAAGCGTGCCCTAGAAATCGAAGAAATGCACGTTGCTCAGGCCCGTAAGGACCTAGGTGAAGAGTTTAAGATCCTTGAAGAAGGCGTATTAAGCCGTGCACGTAACTTGCTACTGTCTGCGGGTTACTCAGAAGCTAAACTTGCTGAATTACCACGTAAAGACGTGCTAATCCAAGTGATTGACGATGAAGCTAAGCAAACTGAGCTTGAGCAATTAGCCGAGCAACATGAAGAACTTAAAGCTGACTTTGATAAGAAATTTGAAATCAAGCGTCGCAAGATCACTCAAGGTGATGACTTGGCACCTGGCGTACTTAAGATTGTTAAGGTTTACCTTGCAGTTAAACGTACTATCCAGCCTGGTGACAAGATGGCCGGTCGTCATGGTAACAAGGGTGTAATCTCTAAGATTTGTCCTGTTGAAGACATGCCATACGATGAAGAAGGTAATCCAGTAGATATCGTGCTTAACCCGTTGGGCGTACCATCGCGTATGAACATAGGTCAGGTACTTGAAGTCCACATGGGTGCTGCCGCTAAAGGCATAGGTAATAAGATCACTGCTATGCTCGAAGAGCAGCGTGAAATTGCCGAGCTTCGTGGTTACATCAAGCAAGTGTATGAGTTAGGTGATGACGTGCTACAGCGCGTTGATATCGATTCATTCAGCGATGATGAAGTTGTCCGTTTGGCGACTCACCTTAAGGGTGGTATTCCAATCGCAACACCAGCATTCGATGGTGCTAAAGAGAAAGAGATCAAGCAAATGCTTGCTCTTGCAGGCTTACCAGAGTCTGGCCAGTTGACCTTATGTGACGGCCGTACCGGTAACGAATTTGAGCGTAAAGTAACCGTTGGTTACATGTACATGCTCAAACTGAACCACTTAGTTGATGACAAGATGCATGCTCGTTCTACGGGTTCATACAGCTTAGTGACTCAACAACCATTGGGCGGTAAAGCTCAATTCGGTGGTCAGCGTTTCGGTGAGATGGAAGTGTGGGCACTTGAAGCATACGGTGCTGCATATACTCTGCAGGAAATGCTAACGGTTAAGTCAGATGACGTTAATGGTCGTACACAGATGTATAAGAACATCGTAGACGGCAATCATCAGATGCAACCAGGCATGCCTGAGTCTTTCAACGTATTGTTGAAGGAAATTCGTTCACTCGGTATCAATATCGAGTTGGATCAAGAGTAAGCATCGCTCTTAAGCAGTGTTTGGTAACCAAGGGTGCTTTGCCCAGCAAAGCACCTGGTTTAACTCCTTCAGGAGAGAAACGTGAAAGACTTATTAAAGTTTCTTAAACAGCAAAGTAAGACTGAAGAATTTAACGGTATAAAAATCGGTTTGGCTTCGCCAGACTTGATCCGTTCTTGGTCATTTGGTGAAGTTAAAAAGCCAGAAACCATTAACTACCGTACATTCAAGCCAGAACGTGAAGGTTTGTTCTGTGCGCGTATCTTCGGTCCAGTGAAAGATTACGAATGTTTGTGCGGTAAGTACAAGCGTTTGAAGCACCGTGGTGTGATCTGTGAAAAGTGTGGCGTAGAAGTTACCCAGACTAAAGTACGTCGTGAGCGTATGGGTCACATTGATCTTGCAAGCCCAGTTGCCCATATTTGGTTCTTGAAATCACTTCCGTCACGTATCGGCTTAATGCTGGATATGACGTTGCGTGATATTGAACGCGTACTGTATTTCGAATCATTTGTCGTTATCGAGCCTGGCATGACCACGCTTGAGCGCGGCCAAATGCTGACTGAAGAAACGTATCTTGATGCGTTAGAAGAATACGGTGATGAGTTCGAAGCTAAGATGGGTGCCGAAGCAGTGTTAGAATTGCTACGTGCTATCAACTTAGAAGAGCAGATCGAGCAAATGCGTGAAGAGTTGCCGTCAATCAACTCTGAAACCCGTCGCAAGAAGGTCACTAAGCGCCTTAAGCTGATGGAAGCATTCTTCACTTCTGGCAACAAGCCAGAGTGGATGATCTTAAAAGTATTACCGGTTCTGCCACCTGATCTACGTCCATTAGTGCCGTTAGATGGTGGTCGTTTCGCGACGTCAGATCTTAACGATTTGTACCGCCGCGTGATCAACCGTAACAACCGTTTAAAGCGTCTGTTAGATTTAGCTGCGCCTGACATTATCGTACGTAACGAAAAGCGTATGTTACAAGAGTCAGTTGATGCGCTATTGGATAACGGTCGTCGCGGTCGTGCTATTACCGGTTCTAACAAGCGTCCGCTTAAATCTCTTGCCGATATGATCAAGGGTAAGCAAGGTCGTTTCCGTCAGAACTTACTTGGTAAGCGTGTTGACTATTCAGGCCGTTCGGTAATTACCGTAGGTCCAACTTTGCGTCTGCACCAGTGTGGTCTTCCTAAGAAGATGGCACTTGAGCTGTTCAAGCCTTTCATTTATGGCAAGTTAGAAGGTCGTGGCTTAGCTACTACCATCAAAGCGGCTAAGAAAATGGTTGAACGTGAGCAGGCAGAAGTATGGGATGTGCTAGACGAAGTGATTCGTGAACATCCAGTCATGCTTAACCGTGCACCAACACTTCACAGATTAGGTATTCAAGCATTTGAACCTGTGCTGATTGAAGGTAAAGCAATTCAATTGCACCCGTTAGTTTGTGCGGCATACAACGCCGACTTCGACGGTGACCAAATGGCTGTTCACGTACCATTAACGCTTGAAGCTCAGTTAGAAGCTCGCGCGCTGATGATGTCGACTAACAACATTCTGTCACCTGCTAACGGTGAGCCTGTTATTACACCGTCTCAGGACGTTGTACTTGGCTTGTACTACACCAGTCGTGAGCGCATCAATGGCCGCGGAGAAGGCATGGTCTTCGCTGATGTGTCTGAAGTAGAGAAAGCTTATGCCACTGGCGTAGCTGAAATACATGCTCGCGTTAAAGTACGTATTACAGAAACGAGCATAGATGCTGATGGTGAAAAAACTAAAGCAACGCGTATTGTAGATACCACGATTGGTCGTGCTTTACTGTCGCTTATTCTGCCTGAAGGCTTATCTTATGATTTGGTTAACCAGAACATGGGTAAGAAGCAGATTTCTAAATTGCTCAACACTTGTTACCGTCAATTAGGCCTTAAAGATACGGTTATCTTTGCTGACCAATTGATGTATACCGGTTTCCGTTTTGCAACCATTTCAGGTGCCTCTGTGGGTATCGATGACATGGTTATTCCTGACGAGAAATACACCTTAGTTGCCGATGCGGAAGCGGAAGTTCTTGAAATTCAAGAGCAATTCCAGTCTGGTCTAGTAACTGCCGGTGAGCGTTACAACAAGGTTATCGATATCTGGGCAAGCGCTAACGAAAAAGTCTCTAAGGCTATGATGGAAAACCTGTCGGTTGAGACAGTGATTAACCGTGATGGCGTAGAAGAGAAGCAA includes:
- the nusG gene encoding transcription termination/antitermination protein NusG, which codes for MTEAKEVKKRWYVIQAFSGYEGRVSKTLLEHIKMHNMEDYFGEILVPTEEVVEMRAGQRRKSERKFFPGYVLVQMEMNDDSWHLVKSIPRVMGFIGGTSDRPAPISDKEADAILQRLQDTVESPTHRIIYEPGEVVRVCDGPFADFNGTVEEVDYEKNRVKVSVMIFGRSTPVELDFHQVEKS
- the rplL gene encoding 50S ribosomal protein L7/L12, with product MSITKDQILEAFAAMSVMDVVELIEAMEEKFGVSAAAATVAVGGDAGAAAEEQTEFDVVMTSHGDNKVAVIKAVRGATGLGLKEAKTMAESSPIAIKEGVSKEEAEALKKDLEAAGAVVEIK
- the rpoC gene encoding DNA-directed RNA polymerase subunit beta'; translation: MKDLLKFLKQQSKTEEFNGIKIGLASPDLIRSWSFGEVKKPETINYRTFKPEREGLFCARIFGPVKDYECLCGKYKRLKHRGVICEKCGVEVTQTKVRRERMGHIDLASPVAHIWFLKSLPSRIGLMLDMTLRDIERVLYFESFVVIEPGMTTLERGQMLTEETYLDALEEYGDEFEAKMGAEAVLELLRAINLEEQIEQMREELPSINSETRRKKVTKRLKLMEAFFTSGNKPEWMILKVLPVLPPDLRPLVPLDGGRFATSDLNDLYRRVINRNNRLKRLLDLAAPDIIVRNEKRMLQESVDALLDNGRRGRAITGSNKRPLKSLADMIKGKQGRFRQNLLGKRVDYSGRSVITVGPTLRLHQCGLPKKMALELFKPFIYGKLEGRGLATTIKAAKKMVEREQAEVWDVLDEVIREHPVMLNRAPTLHRLGIQAFEPVLIEGKAIQLHPLVCAAYNADFDGDQMAVHVPLTLEAQLEARALMMSTNNILSPANGEPVITPSQDVVLGLYYTSRERINGRGEGMVFADVSEVEKAYATGVAEIHARVKVRITETSIDADGEKTKATRIVDTTIGRALLSLILPEGLSYDLVNQNMGKKQISKLLNTCYRQLGLKDTVIFADQLMYTGFRFATISGASVGIDDMVIPDEKYTLVADAEAEVLEIQEQFQSGLVTAGERYNKVIDIWASANEKVSKAMMENLSVETVINRDGVEEKQASFNSIYMMADSGARGSAAQIRQLAGMRGLMAKPDGSIIETPITANFREGLNVLQYFISTHGARKGLADTALKTANSGYLTRRLVDVAQDLVVIEDDCGAEHGLTMKPLIEGGDVVEPLRERVLGRVVAIDVIKPGSEEILAPRNTLLDEAWCDILEEHSVDEVIVRSVITCETDFGVCAACYGRDLARGHIINHGEAIGVVAAQSIGEPGTQLTMRTFHIGGAASRASAENNVQVKNAGSLKLHNAKHVSNIDGKLVIVSRSSELAIIDELGREKERYKVPYGTVLEKLEDSEVTAGEIIANWDPHTHPIISEVAGSVKFVDMIDGVTMTRQTDELTGLSSVVVLDVGARTSAGKELRPAIRLVGADGNDLMIPGTDVPAQYFLPGNAIVAKDDNAKINVGDALARIPQESSKTRDITGGLPRVADLFEARKPKEPAILAEISGTISFGKETKGKRRLVITPADGSEHYEEMIPKWRNLNVFEGEKVERGEVIADGPEAAHDILRLRGIHNVANYIVNEVQDVYRLQGVKINDKHIEVIIRQMLRKCLITSAGDTEFLEGEQAEVARVKIANRELIAQGKTPATFERELLGITKASLATESFISAASFQETTRVLTEAAVGGKSDQLRGLKENVIVGRLIPAGTGYAYHKKRNALRATEDAKKAAAKIAPAVTTASEAEQNLADLLNLAGGEE
- the rpoB gene encoding DNA-directed RNA polymerase subunit beta; amino-acid sequence: MVYSYSEKKRIRKDFGKRPQVLDIPYLLSIQLDSFKKFTDQDPTGERGFEAAFRSVFPIKSFSGYSELQYVSYKLGEPVFDVKECQIRGVTYSAPLRVKLRMVLFDREAAAGTVKDIKEQEVYMGDIPLMTDNGTFVINGTERVIVSQLHRSPGVFFDHDRGKTHSSGKVLYNARIIPYRGSWLDFEFDPKDALFVRIDRRRKLPATIMLRALEYSTQDILDLFFERIQFKIKKDSLVMALVPDRLRGETASYDIKAADGSVLVEAGRRITARHIKQLEQSNTTELEVPVDYIVGKYAAQDYIDEDTGEVLVSANNEISLEDLAKLSIAGIKEIDTLFINDLDHGAYISDTLRIDSTTNRLEALVEIYRMMRPGEPPTKDAAEALFQNLFFSEERYDLSKVGRMKFNRRLEIAEDEGNGVLSKDDIVCVMKKIIEIRNGYDEVDDIDHLGNRRIRSVGEMAENQFRVGLVRVERAVRERLSLGDLNELMPQDLINAKPISAAVKEFFGSSQLSQFMDQNNPLSEVTHKRRISALGPGGLTRERAGFEVRDVHPTHYGRLCPIETPEGPNIGLINSLASFARTNSYGFLETPYRKVVEGVITDEVEYLSAIEEGRYVIAQANIEVDSTGRMVEEQIACRHKGESTFMRAADIQYMDVSPQQIISVAASLIPFLEHDDANRALMGANMQRQAVPTLRADKPLVGTGIERTLAVDSGVVVVAKRGGVVDYVDASRIVVKVNEDELRPGEAGIDIYNLTKYTRSNQNTCINQRPCCFVGEPVVRGDVLADGPSTDLGELALGQNMRIAFMPWNGYNFEDSILISERVAQEDRFTTIHIQELSCIARDTKLGSEEITADIPNVGESALSKLDESGIVYIGAEVKGGDILVGKVTPKGETQLTPEEKLLRAIFGEKASDVKDSSLRVPNSVKGTIIDVQVFTRDGVEKDKRALEIEEMHVAQARKDLGEEFKILEEGVLSRARNLLLSAGYSEAKLAELPRKDVLIQVIDDEAKQTELEQLAEQHEELKADFDKKFEIKRRKITQGDDLAPGVLKIVKVYLAVKRTIQPGDKMAGRHGNKGVISKICPVEDMPYDEEGNPVDIVLNPLGVPSRMNIGQVLEVHMGAAAKGIGNKITAMLEEQREIAELRGYIKQVYELGDDVLQRVDIDSFSDDEVVRLATHLKGGIPIATPAFDGAKEKEIKQMLALAGLPESGQLTLCDGRTGNEFERKVTVGYMYMLKLNHLVDDKMHARSTGSYSLVTQQPLGGKAQFGGQRFGEMEVWALEAYGAAYTLQEMLTVKSDDVNGRTQMYKNIVDGNHQMQPGMPESFNVLLKEIRSLGINIELDQE
- the rplK gene encoding 50S ribosomal protein L11; its protein translation is MAKKIEAYIKLQVKSGSANPSPPVGPALGQKGVNIMEFCKAFNARTEKMEKGMPIPVVITVYSDRSFTFETKTPPASYLLLKAANLKSGSARPNTVKVGTIKRNAVQEIAELKAADMTGADVEAMTRTIEGTARSMGLVVED
- the rplJ gene encoding 50S ribosomal protein L10, which translates into the protein MALRLEDKKAIVAEVNEAAKGALSAVVADSRGVTVGAMTVLRKAARANGVYVRVVRNTLAKRAVEGTAFECLAETFTGPTLIAFSNEHPGAAARLLKDFAKGNAKFEVKGAAFEGMFIPAVDIDRLAKLPTYDEALAQLMMTMKEASAGKFVRTLAALRDQKQEAA
- the rplA gene encoding 50S ribosomal protein L1, giving the protein MAKLTKRMRVIRDKVDGMKSYDINEAVALLKELATAKFVESVDVAVNLGIDPRKSDQNVRGATVLPHGTGRDVRVAVFTQGANAEAAKAAGAELVGMEELAEQIKAGEMNFDVVIASPDAMRVVGMLGQILGPRGLMPNPKTGTVTPNVAEAVKNAKAGQVRYRNDKNGIIHTTIGKVDFTTEQLKENLEALVSALKKAKPAVAKGVFVKKISISTTMGAGVAVDQATLETAN